The nucleotide sequence AACTGTCTTGTGTGTTTTGTAAAGCTGCTTGAAAGTTGTTTTGTCCTGGGAAACAAGATCCATCCGCTAACCAAACTGTTAATGCTTTTGACCCTAATTTGTTACCAATGTTGATTACATCAATATTGTGTTGGATGGCTTGTTCTCTTACCTCTTTTTCAATATTACTTAACGAACCGTATTTGTAGCTGTATTTAGAATCTTTTTGATCTTGAAACGTGTTAGAATTTACCGCATCAAATTTAATGTCTAATGATTGTGCCAATTCTTTAACAGCATTGTAATCTTGTGGTACATCCCATGGAATGTGTAATGAAACCGCACCAGCAGTTTGTGTTAAAGAGTGGATTAATCCAATATCTTCAATTTTTTGTTCCAAAGTAGAAGGTTCTCCGTAGAAAGAAAAACGTCCAAAACGTGTTCCTCCAGCTCCCAATGCCCAGCTTGGGATAGCAATTTGAAAATCAGCCAATTTAGAAAGGATAGCCTCTACATTGTGACCGTTTTTAGTTAATTTATTGGCTAAGAAATCAAAATTTTCTTTATGTGAATCAAGACCACTTTTGTTAGCATCTTGAATTTGGTCTTTAGTTATTTTCATAATAGTATTTTTATATATGTCGAAAGTGAAAAGTCTAAGGTCGAAAGAAAGAAAGGAACTGAAACAGTTACAATAATTTAAGAATTTCGACTTTAGAACCAAAATTATTAGGTACCAAGTTTCTAAGATATTATTGACTAAAATCTTAGTCTCTTAGCACCTTAGGAACTTAGTACCTTAAAAGTTTTTATCTTACAAAAGCATTGGCCATTCCACCATCAACATTGATGATGTTACCAGTAGATTTGTCAAGGATACCTACTAAAGCAAATACACCGTTAGCAATATCATCTGGAGTAATGATTTCGTTTAATAAATTTCTTTTAGCGTAGAATGCTGGTAATTCTTCAACGGTAATTCCGTTCGCTTTAGCTCTTCCTTCAGCCCAAGCACCTTCCCAGATTTTACTTCCTACAATAACACCGTCAGGGTTTACCGTATTTACTCTTACTTTGTCTTTTGCTAATTCAGCTGCTAATAAACGCACCATGTGTTGTTGCGCTGCTTTTGCAGTTCCGTAAGCGACATTGTTTGGTCCTGCTACTAAACCATTTTTACTAGCAATAGCAATATAATCACCACCCAAACCTTGTTTGCGAACGATTTCAGTAAATTGTTTCGCTAAATCAAATTGTCCTTTTACAAGGATACTTTGTAGAATATTCCAGTCTTTATCAGTTGTGTCTTCGATAGATTTAGAAATCGCTAATCCAGCACTGTGAACGATGATGTCCACACCACCAAATTCAATAACGGCTTTTTTGTAAGCAGAAGCGATAGATTCAATATTCGTTACATCACAAACAGCATAAGTTGAAACGTCTCTTTTGTAAGTAGCATTTGCTTCGATAAGAGCATCTTCGTTGATATCAGTAAGGACTACATTAGCGCCATTTGCTGCTAATTTATCAGCAATCGCTTTACCAATTCCTCCACCTGCACCAGTAACTAAGGCTACTTTACGAGACAAAGCCGCTTCTTTTGGCATACGTGATAATTTAGCTTCTTCTAGCAACCAATATTCGATATCAAAAGCCTCTTGTCTTGGTAATGAAGTGTAGGCTGTAATTGCCTCAGCACCACGCATTACGTTGATAGCGTTGATGTAAAATTCGCTTGCAACTCTAGTAGTTTGTTTGTCTTTTGAGAAACTAAACATACCTACTCCAGGATAAATAATGATCACAGGGTTTGGATCACGCATCGCTGGGCTATTGCTTTTTTTGCAAGTATCGTAAT is from Flavobacterium sp. NG2 and encodes:
- a CDS encoding bifunctional aldolase/short-chain dehydrogenase, with amino-acid sequence MDTAVKKFNHVNYLWDNDKANALGDDQVALFLYRSNILGADLRITNYGGGNTSCKTIEKDPLTNAEVEVMWVKGSGGDIGTLTRAGIAGLYTDRLRDLKKVYGGLEDEDRMVGLFDHCIYDLDSKAPSIDTPLHGLLPFAHIDHLHPDALIAVAAAADSEKVTKEIWGDTMGWVPWQRPGFDLGLQLEKCLADNPGIRGIVLGSHGLFTWGDTSYECYINSLEVIEMASEYIEKKIAEKGSVFGGQKVQSLPKEERLEKAAQIMPLLRGLCSSEKRMIGHFSDSDVVMEYINSNDLERLAPMGTSCPDHFLRTKIQPLVLTLDPNEDLSDSNAILKKLEPAFEAYRQEYKNYYDTCKKSNSPAMRDPNPVIIIYPGVGMFSFSKDKQTTRVASEFYINAINVMRGAEAITAYTSLPRQEAFDIEYWLLEEAKLSRMPKEAALSRKVALVTGAGGGIGKAIADKLAANGANVVLTDINEDALIEANATYKRDVSTYAVCDVTNIESIASAYKKAVIEFGGVDIIVHSAGLAISKSIEDTTDKDWNILQSILVKGQFDLAKQFTEIVRKQGLGGDYIAIASKNGLVAGPNNVAYGTAKAAQQHMVRLLAAELAKDKVRVNTVNPDGVIVGSKIWEGAWAEGRAKANGITVEELPAFYAKRNLLNEIITPDDIANGVFALVGILDKSTGNIINVDGGMANAFVR